A genome region from Candidatus Methylomirabilota bacterium includes the following:
- a CDS encoding peptidoglycan DD-metalloendopeptidase family protein has translation MIARILPGLLAVVFAAGLAGAQGHAKREGPDLGDSERTLQQKQRQLKEERAKVAQAKKREASILAELEETEKQIGVKRRQVAVLDTRVKKAQADVSGLQGEIGRLEVQRAGQEEVLGRRLRLLYKLQSQGGVLPLVLSGDDPVAQAIRLRHLTTLATVDARSIREYRSTSEGLADRKVRVEARRVELASLRSQAEEERAEADQEAAKRRALLAKVRDERASHERLVGELSDATRRLEAFIRDLQMKQRAAVARPSPSPSRPGATPRESSGPGLASVRGRLAWPAEGKVVAEYGAQVHPRFGTKTFRNGIDIEVAEGTDIKAVYPGHVVYTGWFRGYGNLIIVDHGGEYYTLYAHAADIKVNEGDDVKQGQSIGTVGDTGSLQGPRLYFEVRHQGKPQDPAQWLRPKG, from the coding sequence GTGATCGCGCGGATCCTTCCCGGCCTCCTCGCCGTTGTCTTCGCGGCGGGCCTGGCCGGGGCCCAGGGGCACGCCAAGCGCGAGGGCCCGGATCTCGGGGACAGTGAGCGCACGCTCCAGCAGAAGCAGCGGCAGCTCAAGGAGGAGCGGGCCAAGGTCGCCCAGGCCAAGAAGCGGGAGGCGTCGATTTTGGCCGAGCTCGAGGAGACCGAGAAGCAGATCGGGGTGAAGCGCCGCCAGGTCGCCGTGCTCGATACTCGCGTGAAGAAGGCCCAGGCCGATGTCTCGGGACTCCAGGGTGAGATCGGCCGGCTCGAGGTACAGCGCGCCGGGCAGGAGGAGGTGCTGGGGCGCCGGCTCCGCCTCCTCTACAAGCTCCAGTCGCAGGGCGGCGTGCTGCCGCTGGTCCTATCCGGGGACGATCCGGTGGCCCAGGCTATCCGGCTCCGGCACCTGACGACGCTGGCGACGGTAGACGCCCGCTCGATTCGAGAGTATCGTAGTACTTCAGAGGGTTTGGCCGACCGAAAAGTGCGTGTCGAGGCCCGCCGCGTCGAGCTGGCCTCGCTCAGGAGCCAGGCCGAGGAGGAGCGGGCGGAGGCCGATCAGGAGGCCGCTAAGCGGCGGGCCCTCCTGGCCAAGGTGCGAGACGAGCGCGCATCCCACGAGCGGCTCGTCGGTGAGCTCTCGGACGCCACGCGGCGTCTCGAAGCATTCATCCGCGACCTTCAGATGAAGCAGCGGGCGGCGGTGGCACGGCCCTCGCCATCGCCGTCACGACCGGGAGCGACGCCGCGCGAATCGAGCGGCCCCGGGCTGGCGAGTGTGCGGGGGCGGCTGGCGTGGCCCGCCGAGGGCAAGGTGGTCGCGGAGTACGGGGCGCAGGTGCATCCCCGATTCGGAACGAAGACGTTCCGGAACGGGATCGACATCGAGGTGGCCGAGGGAACGGACATCAAGGCCGTGTACCCCGGCCATGTGGTGTACACAGGCTGGTTCCGGGGATACGGAAACCTGATCATCGTGGATCACGGCGGCGAGTACTACACCCTTTATGCACACGCCGCCGACATCAAGGTCAACGAGGGTGATGACGTCAAGCAAGGGCAGAGCATCGGCACGGTGGGCGACACCGGCTCGCTGCAGGGACCGCGCCTCTACTTCGAGGTCCGGCACCAGGGCAAGCCGCAGGACCCCGCTCAGTGGCTGAGACCGAAAGGATAG
- a CDS encoding ATP-binding cassette domain-containing protein: protein MIRLHHVGKTFGAGPAKHTALADITFGIDKGEFVVLNGPSGAGKTTLLRLLYRDEVPTEGDVEVAGFDVPALSRRRIPRLRRSIGIVFQDAKLLAGRTVFENIAFVLRVIGTPRKEVTPRAFTALKAVGLSARAQAYPAQLSQGEAQRASLARAIAKSPQLLLADEPTGNLDEEMADEILDVIEDIWQRGTTVLLATHQAALAEQLKRRTLTMRQGRLLKDEG, encoded by the coding sequence ATGATCAGGCTCCACCACGTGGGAAAGACCTTTGGCGCCGGCCCCGCCAAGCACACGGCCCTCGCCGACATCACGTTCGGCATCGACAAGGGCGAGTTCGTCGTCCTCAACGGGCCGAGCGGCGCGGGCAAGACCACGCTCCTCCGGCTCCTGTATCGCGACGAGGTCCCCACCGAAGGCGACGTCGAGGTGGCCGGCTTCGACGTGCCCGCGCTCAGCCGTCGCCGCATCCCGCGGCTCCGCCGCTCGATCGGCATCGTCTTCCAGGACGCCAAGCTCCTCGCCGGCCGCACCGTGTTCGAGAACATCGCCTTCGTCCTGCGGGTGATCGGGACGCCGCGCAAGGAGGTCACGCCGCGCGCGTTCACCGCGCTCAAGGCGGTGGGGCTGTCCGCCCGCGCCCAGGCCTATCCGGCCCAGCTCTCGCAGGGCGAGGCGCAGCGCGCCTCCCTCGCGCGCGCCATCGCGAAGTCGCCACAGCTGCTCCTCGCCGACGAGCCCACCGGCAACCTGGACGAGGAGATGGCGGACGAGATCCTCGACGTGATCGAGGACATCTGGCAGCGCGGCACCACCGTGCTGCTCGCCACGCATCAGGCCGCCCTCGCCGAGCAGCTCAAGCGCCGCACCCTCACCATGCGGCAGGGCCGCCTCCTCAAGGACGAGGGGTAG
- the tsaD gene encoding tRNA (adenosine(37)-N6)-threonylcarbamoyltransferase complex transferase subunit TsaD, producing the protein MLVLGIETSCDETAAAVLDGGRKVLGQVVASQDKVHGPYGGVVPELASRRHLEDILPVVRGALSQASVRLEEVEGIAVTQGPGLVGSLLIGCSVAKSLAYVHQVPLVGVNHLEGHIYAAFLQDPAPEYPFLALVVSGGHTALYLARAPRQYERIGQTRDDAAGEAFDKVAKLLGLGYPGGPIIERVARGGDPKAVSFSHARMSDGAPDFSFSGIKTQVSLHVKRQGPLREPQVADVAASFQATVVKMLVRKTAAAALRTGTRRLLLTGGVAANGALRDAFHAECRERGWELYVPSRQLCTDNAAMIAAAGHDRLVVGERASLTMNAVPDLLLA; encoded by the coding sequence ATGCTGGTGCTGGGGATCGAGACGTCCTGCGACGAGACGGCGGCCGCCGTGCTGGATGGCGGCCGCAAGGTGCTGGGGCAGGTGGTGGCGTCGCAGGACAAGGTGCACGGGCCGTATGGCGGCGTGGTGCCCGAGCTGGCCTCGCGCCGGCATCTCGAGGACATCCTGCCGGTGGTGCGCGGCGCGCTGTCGCAGGCCAGCGTGCGTCTCGAGGAGGTCGAGGGCATCGCGGTGACCCAGGGGCCGGGGCTGGTGGGCTCGCTGCTCATCGGCTGCTCGGTGGCCAAGTCGCTCGCGTACGTGCACCAGGTGCCGCTGGTCGGCGTGAATCACCTGGAGGGCCACATCTATGCGGCCTTCCTCCAGGACCCGGCGCCGGAGTATCCGTTCCTCGCCCTGGTCGTCTCGGGCGGCCACACCGCGCTCTACCTCGCGCGGGCGCCGCGGCAGTACGAGCGCATCGGCCAGACGCGTGACGACGCGGCCGGCGAGGCCTTCGACAAGGTGGCGAAGCTGCTCGGGCTCGGCTATCCCGGTGGGCCCATCATCGAGCGCGTGGCCCGTGGCGGGGATCCCAAGGCCGTCTCGTTCTCGCACGCGCGGATGAGCGACGGCGCGCCCGACTTCTCGTTCAGCGGGATCAAGACCCAGGTGTCGCTCCACGTGAAGCGGCAGGGGCCACTCCGCGAGCCTCAGGTGGCGGACGTGGCCGCCTCGTTCCAGGCCACGGTGGTGAAGATGCTCGTGCGCAAGACGGCGGCGGCGGCGCTCCGCACCGGCACCCGGCGCCTCCTCCTCACCGGCGGGGTCGCGGCCAACGGCGCGCTTCGGGATGCGTTCCACGCGGAATGTCGCGAGCGCGGCTGGGAGCTCTACGTGCCCTCGCGGCAGCTCTGCACCGACAATGCCGCCATGATCGCGGCGGCCGGCCACGATCGCCTCGTCGTAGGGGAGCGCGCGTCCCTCACCATGAACGCCGTCCCGGACCTGCTGCTCGCCTGA
- the gatB gene encoding Asp-tRNA(Asn)/Glu-tRNA(Gln) amidotransferase subunit GatB yields the protein MSGPYETVIGLEVHAQLRTRTKMFCGCSTGFGAAPNTQTCPVCQGNPGSLPVINKRAIEFGIRTALALGCTVNLQNRFARKHYFYPDMPKNYQISQYEEPLAEHGTLEVAAGGAPRVIGIQRLHLEEDVGKLVHEGEFATARASHVDYNRAGVPLMEIVSKPDLRSPEEAGAYLRALRAIVVYLGVCDGNMEEGSLRCDANVSLRIAGSDVLGTKVEIKNLNSFRHVQHALEYEVKRQAQALDVGERLTQETRLWDPERGRTVAMRSKEFAHDYRYFPEPDLPPLDLAATEVERLRGDLPELPAAKRVRFVQAYGLSPHEAELLGQGRGLADYFEAAARESGKPKAVANWVLNELLRELPGDDDAAVAACPITPSRLAGLLALIDDGTISGKIAKDVFEKMFRSGEDARAIVGREGLTQVADTDTLAGVVDQVLAQHAKVVEDWRNGKKAALGFLVGQVMKSTQGKANPAVVNQLLGEKLPKV from the coding sequence ATGAGCGGCCCCTACGAGACGGTCATCGGGCTCGAGGTGCACGCGCAGCTGCGCACGCGCACCAAGATGTTCTGCGGCTGCTCGACCGGGTTCGGCGCCGCGCCCAACACGCAGACCTGCCCGGTGTGCCAGGGCAATCCCGGCAGCCTGCCCGTCATCAACAAGCGGGCGATCGAGTTCGGCATCCGCACCGCGCTCGCGCTCGGCTGCACGGTGAATCTGCAGAACCGGTTCGCGCGCAAGCACTACTTCTATCCGGACATGCCGAAGAACTACCAGATCAGCCAGTACGAGGAGCCGCTGGCGGAGCATGGGACGCTCGAGGTGGCGGCGGGCGGCGCCCCGCGCGTGATCGGGATCCAGCGCCTGCACCTCGAGGAGGACGTGGGCAAGCTCGTCCACGAGGGCGAGTTCGCCACCGCGCGCGCCAGCCACGTGGACTACAACAGGGCCGGGGTGCCGCTGATGGAGATCGTGTCGAAGCCGGACCTCCGGTCGCCCGAGGAGGCCGGCGCCTACCTCCGCGCCCTCCGCGCCATCGTGGTGTACCTCGGGGTCTGCGACGGCAACATGGAGGAAGGCTCGCTCCGCTGCGACGCCAACGTGTCTCTTCGGATAGCAGGCTCCGACGTTTTGGGCACCAAGGTCGAGATCAAGAATCTCAACTCGTTCCGCCACGTCCAGCATGCCCTCGAGTACGAGGTGAAGCGGCAGGCGCAGGCGCTGGACGTGGGGGAGCGGCTGACCCAGGAGACGCGGCTTTGGGATCCGGAGCGCGGGCGCACGGTGGCCATGCGCTCCAAGGAGTTCGCGCACGACTATCGCTACTTCCCCGAGCCCGACCTGCCGCCCCTGGACCTGGCCGCGACCGAGGTCGAGCGCCTCCGCGGCGACCTGCCCGAGCTGCCCGCAGCCAAGCGTGTCCGCTTCGTCCAGGCTTACGGCCTGTCGCCCCATGAGGCGGAGCTCCTCGGCCAGGGGCGGGGCCTGGCCGACTACTTCGAGGCCGCGGCGCGCGAGTCGGGCAAGCCCAAGGCTGTCGCCAACTGGGTGCTGAACGAGCTGCTCCGGGAGCTGCCCGGGGACGACGACGCCGCGGTCGCCGCATGCCCCATCACGCCGTCCCGCCTGGCCGGGCTCCTGGCGCTCATCGACGACGGGACCATCAGCGGGAAAATTGCCAAGGACGTGTTCGAAAAGATGTTCCGGTCGGGCGAGGATGCCCGGGCCATCGTCGGCCGGGAGGGGCTCACCCAGGTGGCCGACACCGACACCCTGGCCGGAGTGGTGGACCAGGTGCTGGCCCAGCACGCCAAGGTCGTGGAGGACTGGCGGAACGGCAAGAAGGCCGCGCTGGGCTTCCTGGTGGGTCAGGTGATGAAATCCACGCAGGGCAAGGCGAATCCGGCGGTGGTGAACCAACTTTTGGGGGAGAAACTTCCGAAAGTATAG
- a CDS encoding divergent polysaccharide deacetylase family protein, whose translation MPAGVWKALAGIIAALLIAVVALDQWQARHGLASLFWNPGRPAAEARPIRTAPTLPPAPPVTDGAPRLAIIVDDLGSRRDVFDLVRELGRPVAVGVLPDLPLSAWIAAEASRVGLEVLVALPMEPYRYPELDPGPGALMMAMSSAELSQRVSAHLVALPSAIGATNHMGSRMTEDRVRMRAALEPLAERRLLFVDALTSNHSVAFDEARALGLRVGRRQVVVDPAGGEAGERERLEEAGRLAAERGEAVVLAHGHPLTLRLLKEYVPKWETAGIRVVPVSQLTR comes from the coding sequence ATGCCGGCCGGAGTGTGGAAGGCTCTGGCCGGCATCATCGCAGCGCTATTGATCGCCGTGGTCGCGCTGGATCAGTGGCAAGCGCGGCACGGACTGGCCAGCCTCTTCTGGAATCCCGGACGGCCCGCCGCCGAGGCGCGGCCGATCCGGACGGCGCCGACACTGCCGCCGGCCCCGCCCGTCACGGATGGCGCCCCTCGCCTGGCCATCATCGTCGATGACCTCGGGAGCCGGCGCGACGTGTTCGATCTCGTCCGCGAGCTGGGCCGGCCGGTCGCGGTCGGCGTGCTCCCGGATCTGCCGCTCTCGGCGTGGATCGCGGCCGAGGCATCGCGGGTCGGCCTGGAGGTGCTGGTGGCCCTGCCCATGGAGCCGTACCGCTACCCCGAGCTGGATCCCGGGCCGGGCGCGCTCATGATGGCGATGTCCTCCGCGGAGCTCTCGCAGCGCGTGTCCGCGCATCTCGTCGCGCTGCCCTCCGCAATCGGCGCCACCAATCACATGGGCTCGCGCATGACCGAGGATCGCGTGCGGATGCGCGCGGCGCTGGAGCCCTTGGCCGAGCGGCGGCTCTTGTTCGTGGACGCGCTCACGAGCAATCATTCGGTGGCCTTCGACGAGGCGCGGGCGCTGGGCCTGCGCGTGGGGCGCCGGCAGGTCGTGGTGGATCCCGCCGGCGGCGAAGCGGGCGAGCGCGAGCGCCTGGAGGAGGCGGGGCGTCTGGCTGCGGAGCGCGGTGAGGCGGTCGTGCTCGCGCACGGCCATCCCCTGACGCTGCGGCTCCTCAAGGAGTACGTGCCGAAGTGGGAGACGGCGGGTATCCGCGTGGTGCCCGTCTCGCAGCTGACCCGATAG
- the gatC gene encoding Asp-tRNA(Asn)/Glu-tRNA(Gln) amidotransferase subunit GatC: MAEPRISPEDVRHVARLARLALSDDELERMRAEMSAILDYMDKLRSLDTTGVEPTSHAVPLRNVMREDEPVPSSPLDDMLANAPDRDGDTFRVPRIIEE; encoded by the coding sequence GTGGCGGAACCGCGGATCTCCCCGGAGGACGTGCGCCACGTGGCGCGGCTGGCCCGGCTCGCCCTGTCCGACGACGAGCTGGAGCGCATGCGCGCCGAGATGAGCGCGATCCTCGACTACATGGACAAGCTGCGATCCCTCGACACCACGGGCGTTGAGCCCACGTCCCATGCGGTCCCGCTCCGCAACGTGATGCGCGAGGACGAGCCGGTGCCGTCCTCGCCGCTCGACGACATGCTGGCCAACGCGCCCGACCGCGACGGCGACACCTTCCGCGTGCCGCGCATCATCGAGGAATAG
- the gatA gene encoding Asp-tRNA(Asn)/Glu-tRNA(Gln) amidotransferase subunit GatA, producing the protein MLAALSIEALGARFRDGSATPSAAARDYLARIEALDPKVRAFMTVTPDVALAQAAEADARFEAGAPRGSLDGVPIALKDVLCTRGIRTACGSKILERFVPPYDATVVRRLQEAGTVLLGKLNMDEFAMGSSTENSAFFTTRNPWDLGRVPGGSSGGSAAAVAADLAAATFGTDTGGSIRQPAAFCGNVGLKPTYGRVSRYGLVAFASSLDQIGPFTKTVADAALVLRVIAGADPMDSTAAVVPVPDYRAALAGGVAGLRIGIPREYFIDGMDPEVERAVRAAVDVLRGLGAKTEEVSLPHTEYGLAAYYLIGPAEASSNLARYDGVKYGLRLPGARDVIEMESRTRAAGFGREVKRRIMLGTYALSAGYYDAYYGQALRVRTLVARDFQTAFQTVDAIVAPTTPGVAFKIGEKEDPLQMYLNDVFTIPTSLAGLPGVSLPAGFTLAGLPIGLQVIGKAYDEATVLRVAHAYERATDWHARKPALS; encoded by the coding sequence ATGCTCGCCGCCCTCAGCATCGAGGCCCTCGGCGCCCGCTTCCGGGACGGCAGCGCCACGCCGAGCGCGGCCGCGCGCGACTACCTGGCGCGGATCGAGGCGCTCGACCCGAAAGTACGCGCCTTCATGACGGTGACGCCGGATGTCGCCCTCGCCCAGGCCGCCGAGGCCGACGCGCGCTTCGAAGCGGGCGCGCCCCGTGGCTCCCTCGACGGCGTGCCCATCGCGCTCAAGGACGTGCTCTGCACGCGGGGCATCCGCACCGCCTGCGGGTCGAAGATCCTTGAGAGGTTCGTGCCGCCCTATGACGCCACCGTGGTGCGGCGGCTGCAGGAGGCCGGCACGGTGCTCCTCGGCAAGCTCAACATGGACGAGTTCGCCATGGGCTCGTCCACCGAGAATTCCGCGTTCTTCACCACGCGCAATCCCTGGGATCTCGGCCGCGTGCCGGGCGGCTCCTCGGGCGGCTCGGCGGCCGCGGTCGCTGCCGATCTCGCCGCCGCCACCTTCGGCACCGACACCGGCGGATCCATTCGCCAACCCGCGGCCTTCTGCGGCAACGTTGGGCTCAAGCCGACCTACGGGCGCGTGTCGCGCTACGGGCTCGTGGCGTTCGCCTCGTCGCTGGACCAGATCGGCCCGTTCACGAAGACGGTGGCCGACGCCGCGCTGGTGCTGCGGGTGATCGCGGGCGCCGATCCCATGGATTCGACGGCGGCGGTGGTGCCGGTGCCCGACTACCGCGCGGCGCTCGCGGGCGGGGTCGCCGGCCTGCGCATCGGCATCCCGCGCGAGTACTTCATCGACGGGATGGACCCCGAGGTGGAGCGCGCGGTGCGGGCCGCGGTGGACGTGCTGCGCGGGCTGGGGGCGAAGACCGAGGAGGTCTCGCTGCCCCACACCGAATACGGGCTCGCCGCGTACTACCTGATCGGCCCGGCGGAGGCCTCGTCGAACCTCGCCCGCTACGACGGCGTGAAGTACGGGCTGCGCCTGCCCGGCGCCCGCGACGTGATCGAGATGGAGAGCCGCACGCGCGCGGCGGGGTTCGGGCGCGAGGTCAAGCGCCGGATCATGCTCGGCACCTACGCGCTGTCCGCCGGCTACTACGACGCGTACTACGGCCAGGCCCTGCGCGTCCGCACCCTGGTCGCGCGCGATTTCCAGACCGCGTTCCAGACGGTGGATGCGATCGTGGCGCCCACCACCCCGGGCGTCGCGTTCAAGATCGGCGAGAAGGAAGACCCGCTGCAGATGTACCTCAACGACGTCTTCACGATCCCCACGAGCCTGGCCGGCCTGCCCGGGGTCTCGTTGCCCGCCGGGTTCACGCTGGCAGGGCTGCCCATCGGGCTCCAGGTCATCGGCAAGGCGTACGACGAGGCCACGGTGCTACGCGTCGCCCACGCCTACGAGCGGGCGACGGACTGGCACGCCCGGAAGCCCGCGCTGTCATGA
- a CDS encoding permease-like cell division protein FtsX: MLGFLAGEAARDLRRAGRVGLSAILLITLSLAALGCFWLLSLNLGRAVEQWRERVRVVAYLREEPRGAGVDDLLARVQALDGVQRVRFVSRAEALSSLKRSLGAQASVVDQLPRNPLPASLEVTPTPEAATPDGTRELVQRLSAMNEVDEVQGGAEWVESLAQWQRLFQLTGLGVGAVLALAAILTVTTATTLVLHARRDEMEIMRLVGATEAVIRLPLLLQGMTQGLLGAALALAALVAAHAVFAPRLEPLLTLTLGLARSVFLSPAQMALLLAGGAMLGAFGGLLAKGRAYS; the protein is encoded by the coding sequence ATGCTGGGATTTCTGGCGGGCGAGGCGGCGCGCGATCTCCGCCGCGCCGGGCGGGTCGGCCTCTCCGCCATCCTCCTGATCACGCTCTCGCTGGCCGCACTCGGCTGCTTCTGGCTCCTCTCGCTGAATCTCGGCCGCGCCGTGGAGCAGTGGCGCGAGCGGGTGCGGGTCGTCGCGTATCTCCGCGAGGAGCCACGGGGCGCCGGGGTGGACGATCTGCTCGCGCGTGTCCAGGCGCTCGACGGCGTGCAGCGTGTGCGCTTCGTCTCGCGGGCGGAGGCCCTGTCCTCGCTCAAGCGCTCCCTGGGCGCCCAGGCCAGCGTGGTCGATCAGCTGCCCCGGAATCCCTTGCCCGCCTCCCTCGAGGTGACGCCGACGCCCGAGGCGGCCACGCCGGACGGCACCCGCGAGCTCGTGCAGCGTTTGTCCGCGATGAACGAGGTGGACGAGGTGCAGGGCGGGGCGGAATGGGTGGAGAGCCTCGCGCAGTGGCAGCGGCTCTTCCAGCTGACCGGCCTCGGCGTGGGCGCGGTGCTGGCGCTGGCCGCCATCCTCACCGTCACCACCGCCACCACGCTCGTGCTCCACGCGCGACGCGACGAGATGGAGATCATGCGGCTGGTCGGCGCCACCGAGGCGGTGATCCGGCTGCCGCTCCTGTTGCAGGGGATGACCCAGGGGCTGCTGGGCGCCGCCCTCGCACTCGCGGCGCTCGTGGCCGCGCACGCGGTGTTCGCGCCGCGGCTCGAGCCGCTGCTCACCCTCACCCTCGGGCTCGCCCGCTCCGTCTTCCTCTCCCCCGCGCAGATGGCCCTGCTCCTGGCGGGCGGGGCCATGCTCGGCGCCTTCGGCGGCCTCCTCGCCAAGGGGCGGGCCTACTCGTGA
- a CDS encoding S41 family peptidase gives MKSVKKVAVVSALLLVLTLSLGGGVASKSQDTSATYENLRLFTEVLSIVQSQYVDEVPPKDIIYNAIKGTLRGLDPHSSFLDPEMYREMQVETSGSFGGLGIEITLRDDILTVVAPIEGTPAYRAGIQPGDRIVKIEGISTKDMQLTDAVKRMRGKPGSKITISVVREGWTEPKDFDITREQIRVQSVKSQELETGIEYIRLRQFQEQTAQDMEAALDKFSKGGKVQGLVLDLRNNPGGLLTSAVEVSEKFLDAGKLVVYTEGRVRAQNMRFQANARRVYTDFPIVILVNQGSASASEIVAGALQDWGRGIVLGTQSFGKGSVQTIIPLSDGSGLRLTTAKYYTPKGRSIHGKGITPDIIVDGPKTTAAAAAPEGGTSPAPQQPQPPQHKPGQPSVETKPADELKRDPQLQRALDLLKAMRILDRSRPPAGSQAQAR, from the coding sequence ATGAAAAGCGTGAAGAAGGTGGCGGTCGTGTCGGCTCTGCTTCTGGTGCTGACCCTCTCCCTGGGCGGGGGGGTCGCCAGCAAGAGCCAGGATACCTCGGCGACCTACGAGAACCTGCGGCTCTTCACCGAGGTGCTCTCGATCGTCCAGAGCCAGTACGTGGACGAGGTCCCGCCGAAGGACATCATCTACAACGCGATCAAGGGCACGCTCCGCGGCCTCGATCCCCACTCTTCCTTCCTCGATCCCGAGATGTACCGCGAGATGCAGGTGGAGACCTCCGGCAGCTTCGGGGGGCTCGGCATCGAGATCACGCTCCGCGACGACATCCTCACTGTGGTGGCGCCCATCGAAGGCACCCCCGCCTATCGCGCGGGCATCCAGCCCGGCGACCGCATCGTGAAGATCGAAGGCATCTCCACCAAGGACATGCAGCTCACTGACGCGGTAAAGCGCATGCGCGGCAAGCCCGGGTCCAAGATCACCATCAGCGTCGTGCGTGAAGGCTGGACCGAGCCCAAGGACTTCGACATCACCCGCGAGCAGATCCGCGTGCAGTCGGTGAAGTCGCAGGAGCTCGAGACCGGCATCGAGTACATCCGCCTGCGCCAGTTCCAGGAGCAGACCGCCCAGGACATGGAGGCCGCGCTCGACAAGTTCTCCAAGGGCGGCAAGGTCCAGGGCCTGGTCCTCGATCTCCGCAACAATCCCGGCGGCCTCCTCACCTCCGCGGTGGAGGTGTCGGAGAAGTTCCTCGACGCCGGCAAGCTCGTCGTCTATACCGAGGGCCGCGTGCGCGCGCAGAACATGCGCTTCCAGGCCAACGCGCGGCGCGTGTACACGGACTTCCCGATCGTGATCCTCGTCAACCAGGGCAGCGCCTCCGCGTCCGAGATCGTGGCGGGCGCGCTGCAGGACTGGGGGCGCGGCATCGTGCTCGGCACCCAGAGCTTCGGCAAGGGCTCGGTGCAGACCATCATCCCGCTGTCGGACGGCTCCGGGCTCCGGCTGACCACCGCCAAGTACTACACGCCGAAGGGCCGGTCGATTCACGGCAAGGGCATCACCCCCGACATCATCGTCGATGGCCCGAAGACCACCGCGGCGGCTGCCGCTCCCGAGGGCGGGACATCCCCGGCGCCCCAGCAGCCGCAACCGCCCCAGCACAAGCCGGGGCAGCCCTCGGTGGAGACCAAGCCGGCCGATGAGCTGAAGCGCGATCCGCAGCTGCAGCGCGCGCTCGACCTGCTCAAGGCGATGCGCATCCTGGACCGGTCGCGTCCGCCGGCGGGGTCGCAGGCTCAAGCTCGATAG